The following DNA comes from Picosynechococcus sp. PCC 7003.
CAGGGTGCCCCGGTCATAGGTGAGCTTAGGTCGTCGTCTCATTACCGATAATGCGGTCGAGTTGCCAGAGGATCTGATTACCCTCTCGTTTTACCCGGGAGACAATCCAATTGCGCCAAGTCCATTCTTGGCCTCGACTGGTGACGGCACTGGCATTCACATCCATGAGATCTGCCAACTCCGAGCTACTAATAAAATAGCCATGTTCGGCAATTTCGTCGGCGATGCGGAGACTTTCGATAAGGTCTGTTAACCGCTTGACTCGTTCATGGTAGGACAGGGTGATGTCTTCAGGGGCAATGCTGGTGAGATCTGTCATGGGCTCTTGGGGAGATGGATTCGGCGTTATAACGTTAGATTTTTGGTAATCTATTGTCAATTGTGGCGGGCTATCGGTGGCCATACCTCTAGATTTTGGTAGATCTTTGGGGCCGTTGGTGGTGCGCAGGCTGGGGACTTGGCCCCGGGCAAATCCATTGGCGATCGCATCAGCCCGTTCATTCCCCGCCTCACCGCTATGACCTTTGACATGACGCCAAGAGATGATCGGTTGGTTCAGTTGGTTCAGCTGCTGCCAGAGATCTTGATTTAAAACGGGGTTGCCGGTAGCGGTTTTCCAGCCCTTTTTTTGCCAGCCTTTAATCCATTTGGTGATGCCGTCAATGATGTATTTACTGTCGGTAAAGAGGCGCACCGGTTCCTGCTGAGGACAATCTCGGACAAATTCGAGGGCCTGGATTGCGGCTTGCATTTCCATGCGGTTATTGGTGGTTTCGGGTTGGCGATCGCCCATTTCCAGAACGGTGCCATCGGTAAACTGGATCACCACTCCCCAGCCACCGGGGCCAGGATTGCGAATACAGCCACCATCGGTGTAAATGCGGTCAATTGTGCGTTGTTGTGCCATGAAATGCGAGAAAAGAATAATGGAGACGGTGAAAATAGCAGTGGCAAAGCTTGATTAGTCAGCCCAAGGATCCGACGACAGCGGTGAAGATGGGGCATTGAGCACTGCGTCTATGGCCTCTAAACGTTCCTGGGCCTGGGTAAAGTCCGGAGTAAGGTGCAACACGCGGCGGTAGTTAATTTGGGCGTTTTCTAGTTTGTTGAGTTGTTCTAGGGTAAGGCCCCGCTGGTACCAAGCTTCGGCGAGGTCTTCTTGCAATTCGATGGTGGTATTCCAGCTCTTGAGGGCCGCCTGCCATTGTTCAAGGGCCATGAGTACATAACTGTGATCGCGCCAAATGAGAACGTTATCGGGAGCTAACAGAATTGCTTGCTTGAGGGATTCGAGGGCTTGGTCATATTGCTTGAGGCGACCAAAGGCACTGCCCCGGTTATGCCACACTGCAGAAACCGTTGGATTGAGTTCAATCACTTGATCCCAGGCGGCGATTGCCCCCGCAAAATCTCCCTGATCGGCTTTTGTTAGACCAGCCTGAAACAACGATTCAATGGTTTTGGAAGTGTCCTCAGTTGTGGTTTCCGTGATTTCTTGGGTAGTTTCCTCTGGTATCTCTTCGATCGGCGTTTCTGATTCCGCTGGATTGATCGTTTCCGGCATTTCAGGCAGGGGTTCCGCCGCCGTTTCCACTTCGG
Coding sequences within:
- a CDS encoding tetratricopeptide repeat protein is translated as MAGWLKKLFSPSQGRGQTPTVDLPPLTDADFEFLLAQLLQGISRGWQPDRLEVFIADLGIRGKVTAWEAWLERYSTQILAQAQPPQQQQIGTRLLYISNAFKNSPKLQRFARAFGDTGQQLVTGRGKITIEIWEYNGADQLAELETAPDNIPVLEHSQEASPELAEPVVISEVETAAEPLPEMPETINPAESETPIEEIPEETTQEITETTTEDTSKTIESLFQAGLTKADQGDFAGAIAAWDQVIELNPTVSAVWHNRGSAFGRLKQYDQALESLKQAILLAPDNVLIWRDHSYVLMALEQWQAALKSWNTTIELQEDLAEAWYQRGLTLEQLNKLENAQINYRRVLHLTPDFTQAQERLEAIDAVLNAPSSPLSSDPWAD